The following proteins are co-located in the Armatimonadota bacterium genome:
- a CDS encoding DUF4838 domain-containing protein, with product MRLFLAVSAVCLASSAFALQAHILLGRQPSSGAKNAADEVRHYLQRITGQRVPVVREPEAGEGLCVIIGDSERAQSLGFDSAALAPEQIRVKTGDGWVVIMGGDAGPGGRNLNGTYWAALEFLERIGVRWLWPGPLGEVLPPGPELSIPQIDVDFTPRIIQRNIRNLYYSDRVQAGLDKLGFTREQFEAVHRDGEAWFRRQRIGTQGKFNYGHAFGHWWDEFHEEHPDWFALQPNSTRDQGNIGDRARLCVSNPEVIAQAAKEAIAKLEADPTLFCASISPNDGGRATFCLCENCRALDPPEAPLVKVWHPSDPNFMVPSLTDRYVHFYSEVAKIVAERFPDRYLGAYAYSAYRMPPLRERLHPNVFIGFVGLTYTREADRQAQRADWDAWTRSASRFFLRPNLLMDGMGFPALYCHRLVDDLKHCFDTGMRVTDFDCCYQHWALKGLNYYVLARFLWDPEIDVDRVIEDYCRAGWGPAWEPVREYFGQLERIIDNLALENRYDGRKGDMTILPSCYPDSVLSELQGHLDRARSLAAGDETILQRIDFLQTGLDFTRLNRDRRMALGLLRAGKGDQQTYEKAHAALEAYYQKMGITWAVNSPWMKFYGF from the coding sequence ATGCGCTTGTTTCTGGCCGTGTCCGCTGTGTGTCTCGCAAGCAGCGCATTTGCGCTCCAGGCCCACATTTTGCTGGGCAGGCAGCCATCGTCGGGCGCGAAGAATGCGGCAGACGAGGTGCGGCACTATCTGCAACGCATAACCGGGCAGAGAGTGCCCGTGGTCAGGGAGCCTGAGGCCGGCGAAGGCCTGTGCGTGATCATCGGCGACAGTGAGCGCGCGCAATCCCTGGGGTTCGACAGCGCCGCCCTTGCGCCCGAGCAGATCCGCGTCAAGACCGGGGATGGCTGGGTTGTCATCATGGGGGGAGACGCGGGCCCCGGTGGCCGGAACCTCAATGGCACCTACTGGGCGGCCCTCGAGTTCCTGGAACGCATCGGGGTACGCTGGCTTTGGCCCGGGCCACTGGGCGAAGTGCTGCCACCCGGCCCGGAACTCAGCATTCCTCAGATCGACGTCGACTTCACGCCGCGGATCATTCAGCGCAACATTCGCAACCTGTATTACAGCGACCGCGTGCAGGCCGGCCTGGATAAGCTCGGCTTCACCCGCGAGCAGTTCGAGGCAGTGCACCGGGACGGAGAGGCCTGGTTCCGTCGACAGCGGATCGGTACCCAGGGCAAGTTCAACTACGGCCATGCTTTCGGCCACTGGTGGGACGAGTTCCACGAAGAGCATCCCGACTGGTTTGCATTGCAGCCCAACAGCACCCGCGATCAGGGCAATATCGGGGACCGCGCGCGACTGTGCGTCTCGAATCCGGAAGTCATTGCTCAGGCCGCGAAAGAAGCCATCGCGAAGCTGGAAGCGGACCCCACGCTCTTCTGCGCCTCTATCTCGCCCAATGACGGCGGCAGGGCCACCTTCTGCCTATGCGAAAACTGCCGGGCGCTGGACCCGCCGGAAGCTCCCCTCGTGAAAGTCTGGCATCCCAGTGACCCCAATTTCATGGTGCCGTCGCTGACCGATCGCTACGTGCATTTCTACTCGGAAGTGGCGAAGATCGTCGCGGAGCGTTTCCCCGACCGGTATCTCGGCGCTTACGCCTACAGCGCCTACCGCATGCCCCCGTTGCGAGAAAGGCTGCATCCCAACGTTTTCATAGGCTTCGTGGGGCTGACCTACACGCGGGAAGCCGATCGCCAGGCGCAGCGCGCCGATTGGGATGCCTGGACGCGATCGGCGAGCCGGTTCTTCCTGCGGCCCAACCTGCTCATGGACGGCATGGGATTCCCCGCTTTGTACTGTCACCGGCTGGTGGATGACCTGAAGCATTGTTTCGACACCGGCATGCGCGTGACGGATTTCGACTGCTGCTATCAGCACTGGGCGCTGAAGGGGCTGAACTACTACGTCCTGGCGCGGTTTCTGTGGGACCCGGAGATCGACGTGGACCGGGTCATCGAGGACTACTGCAGGGCGGGCTGGGGGCCTGCCTGGGAGCCGGTGCGGGAGTACTTCGGGCAACTCGAGAGGATCATCGACAATCTCGCTCTGGAGAACCGCTATGACGGGCGCAAGGGGGATATGACCATCCTGCCCTCGTGCTATCCCGACAGTGTCCTGTCCGAGCTCCAGGGGCATCTCGACCGGGCTCGGAGCCTTGCGGCCGGGGATGAGACCATCCTGCAGCGCATCGATTTTCTGCAGACCGGCCTGGATTTCACCCGCTTGAACCGAGATCGCCGCATGGCCCTGGGTCTGCTGCGCGCGGGGAAGGGGGACCAGCAGACTTACGAGAAGGCCCACGCGGCCCTGGAAGCATATTACCAGAAGATGGGGATCACCTGGGCGGTGAACTCGCCCTGGATGAAGTTCTACGGATTCTGA
- a CDS encoding nucleotidyltransferase family protein, producing the protein MKAIVLLAGHATRMKPLSDYLNKGMIPVAGRPLVEHVVRRLVHCGFTDLIFAVTRFPEQLEAYFGDGSRFGAHLEYAMRPEPSGTAGEVHALRGYIPEGESFLVHYGDILHNMDLSAMARQHQATGAVATVGLVSNVTVHVGAAEMDADGRLTDFVEKPRFGKPCHAAVNVLGPGIWEHLAPGMDFGYDVFPALIRSGANIRGFLDKEAWWMDVGRLSDLDGANEWMSTHSL; encoded by the coding sequence ATGAAGGCAATCGTTCTTCTCGCCGGACATGCCACGCGTATGAAGCCGCTCAGCGACTACCTGAATAAAGGGATGATCCCTGTTGCGGGACGGCCGCTGGTGGAGCATGTGGTGCGGCGGCTGGTGCACTGCGGCTTCACCGACCTGATATTCGCGGTCACCCGTTTCCCCGAGCAGCTTGAAGCCTATTTCGGGGATGGGTCGCGATTCGGCGCACACCTGGAGTATGCTATGCGGCCGGAGCCATCGGGCACGGCGGGAGAAGTCCATGCCTTGCGGGGGTACATTCCCGAGGGCGAGAGTTTTCTGGTCCATTATGGGGATATCCTTCACAATATGGATCTGTCGGCCATGGCCCGGCAGCATCAGGCCACCGGTGCTGTGGCCACGGTGGGGCTGGTATCCAACGTCACCGTCCACGTGGGCGCGGCTGAGATGGACGCGGACGGGCGCCTGACGGACTTCGTGGAAAAGCCCCGGTTCGGCAAGCCCTGCCACGCAGCGGTGAACGTGCTGGGGCCGGGCATCTGGGAGCACCTTGCACCCGGAATGGACTTCGGGTACGATGTGTTTCCAGCGCTTATCCGTTCGGGAGCCAACATCCGGGGCTTCCTGGACAAAGAGGCCTGGTGGATGGATGTGGGCCGTCTGTCCGATCTGGATGGCGCCAATGAATGGATGAGCACGCACAGTCTGTGA